A window from Schistosoma haematobium chromosome 1, whole genome shotgun sequence encodes these proteins:
- the TPGS2 gene encoding Tubulin polyglutamylase complex subunit 2 (EggNog:ENOG410VE8M~COG:S) translates to MFLKTLQDLKDIIVTKPGVYDVYLKTNEPVSEEKIQIWESLNNLTLPNDLKDFYLTTNGIELGWYSICNEKTSVAGLIKINKLEDFKSIKLSCINLDGEAKNDDFEVFVNSLLGPGFNRWPTSYELEKCLNGTTVIFVFSDNQEGVFILNNDLSIHKICCTFRQYIRLAVVHLGLQDWQLWYTDDDPIPSSQQLCSLYTPERLFLNTRESHEQFSANLEDWVPVSLNSRKLLNFEFSSRMNRSNSFGKTTVQSDMSNKHGSSTDLWDSRSNVIVNTGRRSKK, encoded by the exons ATGTTCCTTAAAACACTTCAAGATTTAAAAGATATAATAG ttACCAAACCCGGTGTTTATgatgtttatttgaaaacaaatgAACCGGTTTCAGAAGAAAAAATTCAAATATGGGAGTCGCTTAACAACTTAACTTTGCCAAATGATTTAAAAGACTTTTATCTGACTACTAATGGCATCGAGCTTGGATGGTACAGTATTTGTAATG AAAAAACATCTGTAGCTGGACTAATCAAGATAAATAAACTAGAGGATTTCAAATCCATAAAATTAAGTTGCATAAATCTTGATGGAGAGGCAAAAAACGACGATTTTGAGGTATTTGTAAACAGTTTGCTGGGCCCTGGATTCAATAGATGGCCGACTAGTTATGAACTAGAAAAGTGTCTGAATGGCACTAcggttatttttgtttttagtgATAATCAAGAAggtgtttttattttaaataatgatttgAGTATTCACAAGATTTGCTGCACATTTCGGCAGTACATCAGATTAGCAGTTGTACATTTAGGCTTACAAGATTGGCAACTTTGGTACACTGACGATGATCCAATTCCAAGTAGCCAA CAATTATGTTCTTTATACACACCTGAACGTTTGTTTCTGAATACACGTGAATCTCACGAACAATTTTCAGCGAACTTAGAAGACTGGGTTCCTGTTTCCCTTAACTCCAGGAAACTACTGAACTTTGAATTTTCTAG TAGGATGAATCGTTCTAATTCTTTTGGAAAAACTACCGTTCAATCGGATATGTCGAACAAACACGGAAG TTCTACTGACTTATGGGATTCAAGATCAAATGTTATTGTGAATACTGGTAGAAGGTCAAAAAAATGA